From the Leucobacter tenebrionis genome, one window contains:
- a CDS encoding response regulator — MTRVVVVDDQALVRQGIRTLLEIAGVEVAGEAGDGGEALAVIGEVQPDVVLLDLRMPHRDGIWVLRRLREAAAEDPDRDVPVLVLTTFDDDQLVLDALRAGARGYLLKDVTLEQLTRAVETLASGGTLIAPSVTDRLLRTLRSGPAPADAQAPPVDPLTERELEVLRLMAEGYSNREISDALFLAEGTVKNHVSAILTKLDARDRTRAVLRALREGVLG; from the coding sequence GTGACCCGAGTGGTGGTGGTCGACGATCAGGCCCTCGTGCGTCAGGGGATCCGCACGCTGCTCGAGATCGCCGGTGTCGAGGTCGCGGGCGAAGCGGGGGACGGAGGAGAAGCGCTGGCGGTGATCGGCGAGGTGCAGCCCGACGTGGTGCTGCTCGACCTGCGGATGCCGCATCGGGACGGGATCTGGGTGCTGCGGAGGCTGCGCGAGGCGGCGGCGGAGGATCCGGATCGAGATGTTCCCGTGCTCGTGCTCACCACCTTCGACGACGACCAGCTCGTGCTCGACGCTCTGCGTGCGGGGGCGAGAGGCTACCTGCTCAAGGACGTCACGCTCGAGCAGCTGACCCGCGCGGTCGAGACACTCGCGAGCGGCGGCACCCTCATCGCGCCGTCGGTCACCGATCGCCTGCTGCGCACCCTGCGTTCGGGGCCGGCGCCGGCCGACGCGCAGGCGCCCCCGGTCGACCCGCTCACGGAGCGCGAGCTCGAGGTGCTGCGCCTCATGGCCGAGGGGTACAGCAACCGCGAGATCTCGGACGCGCTGTTCCTCGCCGAGGGGACCGTGAAGAACCACGTCTCCGCGATCCTCACCAAGCTCGACGCGCGGGATCGCACGCGGGCCGTGCTGCGCGCGCTGCGCGAGGGTGTGCTCGGCTGA
- a CDS encoding response regulator transcription factor encodes MTTQNKGPRILIVDDEPSIRELLSTSLRFAGFGVRAVGNGAQTISAVLEEEPDLIVLDVMLPDMNGFSVTKRLRSAGYTAPIIFLTAKDDTEDKVEGLTVGGDDYVTKPFSLDEIIARIKAVLRRTIQEDEDSVLAVGPITMDQDTHEVSVAGTPVELSPTEFKLLRYLMQNANRVLSKAQILDHVWEYDFNGDAGIVESYISYLRRKLDPLTEESLIQTKRGFGYMLKTETK; translated from the coding sequence ATGACTACGCAGAACAAGGGACCCCGGATCCTCATCGTCGATGACGAGCCCAGCATCCGCGAGCTGCTCAGCACGAGCCTGCGATTCGCCGGCTTCGGAGTGCGCGCGGTCGGCAACGGCGCGCAGACCATCTCCGCCGTTCTCGAAGAAGAGCCCGACCTCATCGTGCTCGACGTCATGCTGCCCGATATGAACGGCTTCAGCGTGACCAAGCGGCTGCGATCCGCCGGTTACACGGCCCCCATCATCTTCCTCACCGCGAAGGACGATACCGAGGACAAGGTCGAGGGCCTCACCGTCGGCGGGGACGACTACGTCACGAAGCCGTTCAGCCTCGACGAGATCATCGCCCGCATCAAGGCCGTCCTGCGCCGCACCATCCAGGAGGACGAGGACTCGGTGCTCGCCGTCGGCCCCATCACGATGGATCAGGACACCCACGAGGTCTCGGTCGCGGGCACCCCGGTCGAGCTCTCCCCCACCGAGTTCAAGCTGCTGCGCTACCTCATGCAGAACGCCAACCGCGTGCTGTCGAAGGCGCAGATCCTCGACCACGTCTGGGAGTACGACTTCAACGGAGACGCCGGCATCGTCGAGTCGTACATCTCGTACCTGCGCCGCAAGCTCGACCCCCTCACCGAGGAGTCGTTGATCCAGACCAAGCGCGGCTTCGGGTACATGCTGAAGACCGAGACGAAGTAG
- a CDS encoding sugar-binding transcriptional regulator — MPKRSPTEAVSAADRALAARVARLFYLDDRSKVQISESLGVSRFKVARLLDLALNEGIVTISIDDGGMLDEALSERAGEVLGLERVTAVSAFGTLDEVRGTVGREAARLLSTTLRDGETLGMGWGRALGSTAEAIESLPQVSVVQMTGATEMTRHLSPVEVVRRIGNHSGGDMLPLFAPLVADDEETAEVFRRQSDIARVLDHHRDVTTAVMAVGSWNPPSSQLYNSLSPEARQELLAQGAVAEIGVTLLDRDGGEVASDFAKRCIAVTTERLRAIPRVIAVAAGTEKATAVVALARSRLISELVVDAELAEAAIAVAEQTGSNA; from the coding sequence ATGCCGAAGCGATCCCCCACCGAAGCCGTTTCGGCCGCCGACCGCGCCCTCGCCGCCCGGGTCGCGCGGCTCTTCTACCTCGACGACCGCAGCAAGGTGCAGATCTCCGAGAGCCTCGGCGTCTCCCGCTTCAAGGTCGCGCGCCTGCTCGACCTTGCGCTCAACGAGGGGATCGTGACCATCAGCATCGACGACGGCGGAATGCTCGACGAGGCCCTCTCCGAGCGGGCGGGCGAAGTGCTCGGCCTCGAGCGGGTCACCGCCGTCTCCGCGTTCGGCACCCTCGACGAGGTGCGCGGCACCGTGGGCCGCGAGGCCGCGAGGCTGCTGAGCACCACCCTGCGCGACGGCGAGACACTCGGCATGGGCTGGGGCCGGGCGCTCGGATCCACCGCCGAGGCCATCGAGTCGCTCCCCCAGGTCTCGGTGGTGCAGATGACGGGCGCCACCGAGATGACGCGCCATCTCTCCCCCGTCGAGGTCGTGCGCCGGATCGGCAACCACTCCGGAGGCGACATGCTCCCTCTCTTCGCCCCGCTCGTCGCCGACGACGAGGAGACCGCGGAGGTCTTCAGGCGCCAGTCGGACATCGCGCGCGTACTCGACCACCACCGTGATGTCACCACCGCCGTGATGGCGGTGGGGTCCTGGAACCCGCCGTCTTCGCAGCTCTACAACTCGCTCTCGCCCGAGGCCAGGCAGGAGCTCCTGGCGCAGGGTGCGGTCGCCGAGATCGGCGTCACCCTGCTCGACCGCGACGGCGGCGAGGTCGCGTCCGACTTCGCCAAGCGCTGCATCGCCGTGACCACCGAGCGGCTGCGCGCCATCCCCCGGGTCATCGCCGTAGCTGCCGGAACGGAGAAGGCCACCGCCGTCGTCGCACTGGCCCGGTCCAGGCTGATCTCCGAACTCGTCGTCGACGCCGAGCTGGCCGAGGCCGCGATCGCCGTGGCCGAGCAGACCGGGTCGAACGCATGA
- a CDS encoding substrate-binding domain-containing protein, which yields MRHKTLLAGAGAALLLLLTGCGAVDTGTNAGGDATPAADVRPESCDSENPFIAVALPNLTNPYYVAMKAGFEAAGEEAGFDVQVQIANDDDAEQLSQVQAMLQQKPCALALNAVKSEPGAAIVSAANKAGVPVFTVNVGVDPEALKSQGASIVQYLGADNFAGGKQAGEQVIADFGADAELKIGFVTEPDETPTVTRDKGFSEAIAANPNAEVVATVDGNVKPDDSLKATTEMLSGNPDINVIFASTGPATYGALQALGASSDVKVYGFCASEVKLDGPYAGCVAQEPEVYGRQVIEQINGWIDGEEPEAEILLPLKMFGPGETPAPGEVG from the coding sequence ATGCGACACAAGACACTGCTCGCCGGTGCGGGTGCAGCGCTGCTGCTGCTTCTCACCGGTTGCGGCGCCGTCGATACCGGCACCAACGCCGGCGGCGACGCCACTCCGGCCGCCGATGTGCGACCCGAGTCCTGCGACTCGGAGAACCCGTTCATCGCGGTCGCACTGCCCAACCTCACCAATCCGTATTACGTGGCCATGAAGGCCGGCTTCGAAGCCGCGGGTGAGGAGGCGGGCTTCGACGTGCAGGTGCAGATCGCGAACGACGACGATGCCGAGCAGCTGTCGCAGGTGCAGGCCATGCTGCAGCAGAAGCCCTGCGCGCTCGCGCTGAACGCGGTCAAGTCCGAGCCGGGCGCCGCGATCGTCTCCGCTGCGAACAAGGCGGGCGTACCGGTGTTCACGGTCAACGTGGGCGTCGACCCCGAAGCCCTGAAGTCCCAGGGCGCCTCGATCGTGCAGTACCTCGGCGCCGACAACTTCGCCGGCGGCAAGCAGGCCGGCGAGCAGGTCATCGCCGATTTCGGCGCCGACGCGGAGCTCAAGATCGGTTTCGTGACCGAGCCCGACGAGACTCCCACGGTCACCCGTGACAAGGGCTTCAGCGAGGCTATCGCGGCCAACCCCAACGCCGAGGTGGTCGCCACCGTCGACGGCAACGTGAAGCCCGATGACAGCCTCAAGGCCACCACCGAGATGCTCTCGGGCAACCCGGACATCAACGTGATCTTCGCGAGCACCGGCCCCGCCACCTACGGTGCGCTGCAGGCGCTCGGCGCCAGCAGCGACGTGAAGGTGTACGGCTTCTGCGCCTCCGAGGTCAAGCTCGACGGCCCCTACGCCGGCTGCGTCGCTCAGGAGCCCGAGGTCTACGGCCGTCAGGTGATCGAGCAGATCAACGGCTGGATCGACGGCGAAGAGCCCGAGGCGGAGATCCTGCTCCCGCTGAAGATGTTCGGCCCGGGCGAGACCCCGGCACCGGGAGAGGTCGGCTGA
- a CDS encoding KpsF/GutQ family sugar-phosphate isomerase — MSLDARLLEAARKTITDEAAAVAAAAEQLDESFLSVFEQLMACTGKVFVVGSGTSGAIARRMAHLLSVCGTPAAYLAPMDALHGTMGVLAPGDIMMTLSKGGETTEINDLIELAKRRDVKIIAITSNPESTMAGLADTVVVLHNREGADPGNVIAMGSTLVTAVWGDALAILLMRQRGYTWEQMLETHPGGAVGKSHTRPSALDPIR, encoded by the coding sequence ATGTCCCTCGACGCCCGACTCCTCGAAGCCGCCCGCAAGACGATCACCGATGAGGCCGCGGCCGTCGCAGCCGCCGCCGAGCAGCTCGATGAGAGCTTCCTCTCGGTGTTCGAGCAGCTGATGGCCTGCACCGGGAAGGTCTTCGTCGTCGGCTCGGGCACCTCGGGCGCGATCGCGCGACGCATGGCGCACCTGCTCAGCGTTTGCGGCACTCCGGCGGCTTACCTGGCGCCCATGGACGCGCTCCACGGCACCATGGGGGTGCTCGCCCCCGGCGACATCATGATGACGCTGTCGAAGGGCGGCGAGACCACGGAGATCAACGACCTCATCGAGCTCGCCAAGCGCCGCGACGTGAAGATCATCGCCATCACCTCCAACCCCGAGTCGACCATGGCCGGCCTCGCCGACACGGTCGTCGTGCTGCACAACCGGGAGGGGGCTGATCCCGGCAATGTCATCGCGATGGGCTCGACGCTCGTCACGGCTGTCTGGGGCGACGCGCTCGCGATCCTGCTCATGCGGCAGCGCGGGTACACCTGGGAGCAGATGCTCGAGACGCACCCGGGCGGCGCGGTCGGGAAATCGCACACGCGACCGAGCGCTCTGGACCCGATTCGGTAG
- a CDS encoding ABC transporter permease, with protein MKRRIPNEVGIAVVVLLVAAVLAIISPTFRTMSNLEVLLLNGAVVAFLALGQTFVLLTGGIDLSTGSNIALTGITAALLMKSGLPWWAAALSAILLGLAVGVFNGAAVYYLKLPPFIVTFSTNGIALSIPLILTGASSVNVADPMFAIVGRGSIFGIPMPILLVALAAIIFSVLLRYTSTGVHLYAVGGNAETSRLAGVRSGGIIMFAYAISGLCAAMGGIIVTSRLMVGYPSAGSGNELFYSIAAAVVGGVSLFGGVGTVVGALLGAVLIATVSNGMNVIGVESYWQPLVIGVIILIGVIIDTHRRSISIGTLFSRMLRGNTGQQPVTTTTTSS; from the coding sequence ATGAAGCGGAGAATTCCGAACGAGGTCGGCATCGCAGTCGTCGTCCTGCTGGTCGCCGCGGTGCTGGCGATCATCTCGCCGACGTTCCGCACGATGTCCAACCTCGAGGTGCTGCTGCTGAACGGCGCTGTCGTCGCCTTCCTCGCGCTGGGCCAGACCTTCGTGCTGCTCACCGGCGGGATCGACCTCTCGACGGGCTCCAACATCGCGCTCACCGGCATCACGGCGGCGCTGCTGATGAAATCGGGGCTGCCGTGGTGGGCTGCCGCTCTGTCGGCGATCCTGCTGGGCCTCGCAGTGGGCGTCTTCAACGGAGCAGCGGTCTACTACCTCAAACTCCCTCCCTTCATCGTGACGTTCTCGACGAACGGCATCGCGCTGAGTATCCCGCTGATCCTCACCGGCGCGAGCTCGGTGAACGTTGCCGACCCGATGTTCGCGATCGTCGGCCGCGGCTCGATCTTCGGCATTCCGATGCCGATCCTCCTGGTCGCCCTCGCCGCGATCATCTTCAGCGTGCTGCTGCGGTACACCTCGACCGGCGTGCACCTCTACGCCGTCGGCGGCAACGCCGAGACGAGCCGGCTGGCCGGCGTGCGCAGCGGCGGCATCATCATGTTCGCCTACGCGATCAGCGGCCTGTGCGCTGCGATGGGCGGCATCATCGTGACGAGCCGTCTCATGGTGGGCTACCCCAGCGCGGGCTCGGGCAACGAGCTCTTCTACTCCATCGCCGCGGCGGTCGTGGGCGGCGTCAGCCTGTTCGGCGGCGTCGGCACGGTGGTCGGCGCACTGCTCGGAGCCGTGCTCATCGCGACCGTCTCCAACGGAATGAACGTGATCGGCGTCGAGAGCTACTGGCAGCCCCTCGTGATCGGCGTCATCATCCTCATCGGCGTCATCATCGACACCCATCGCCGCAGCATCTCGATCGGCACGCTGTTCAGCCGGATGCTGCGAGGCAACACCGGGCAGCAGCCCGTGACGACCACGACCACCTCCTCCTGA
- a CDS encoding sensor histidine kinase: MTRFADRWADVSLRAKITGVTVFILFLGLIVAGVGTLSVLRPMLELNQSNTLIQLRSDPAEALAPQADVNNLGRDDILYANRRYYVALLGPDGTLQYDNARGDRSSSTPEVPPAGSINSDGFTPMSSPDGTEWQAITIPIVQNGAVKGTLLIAMSSFVDQVLTQYVVIFTAFGVAVILLGAALTRLLVTATFLPLAEVEQTALEISRGDYSKRIMVSSPHTEVGHLGESLNIMLDRLDGSLEDQARTIERMRRFIGDASHELRTPLVSVRGYAELYRMGALQEDEQVRQAMERIEKEAIRMTSLVEDLLALARLDERRPMELAPLPLNRLARDAALDARAQAQDREVQVIEDPTAPEVLGDEHKVRQLMTNLIGNAMRHTPEGSPIEVVVSAVPPAEIPEGRPPMSRFEIVDHGEGIPEQIREKIFGRFWRADTSRNRETGGSGLGLAIVKSIVDAHGGTVGVFETPGGGATFRVDLPAPPPSDDTVPVPRLQA, from the coding sequence GTGACGCGCTTCGCCGATCGCTGGGCCGATGTCTCGCTGCGCGCGAAGATCACCGGCGTCACGGTGTTCATCCTCTTCCTGGGACTCATCGTGGCCGGCGTCGGCACCCTGTCGGTGCTGCGACCGATGCTCGAGCTGAATCAGTCGAACACGCTGATTCAGCTGCGCAGCGATCCCGCCGAGGCGCTGGCGCCGCAGGCCGACGTCAACAACCTCGGGCGCGACGACATCCTGTATGCGAACCGCAGGTACTACGTCGCGCTACTCGGCCCCGACGGCACCCTGCAGTACGACAACGCCCGGGGCGACAGGTCGTCGTCCACGCCGGAGGTGCCGCCGGCCGGCAGCATCAACAGCGACGGATTCACGCCGATGTCGAGCCCCGACGGCACCGAGTGGCAGGCGATCACGATACCGATCGTGCAGAACGGCGCCGTCAAGGGCACCCTGCTCATCGCCATGTCCAGCTTCGTCGATCAGGTGCTCACGCAGTACGTGGTCATCTTCACCGCGTTCGGCGTGGCGGTGATCCTGCTCGGCGCCGCCCTCACCCGGCTGCTCGTCACCGCGACCTTCCTCCCTCTCGCCGAGGTCGAGCAGACCGCCCTCGAGATCTCGCGCGGCGACTACTCGAAACGCATCATGGTGTCGAGCCCGCACACCGAGGTCGGGCACCTCGGCGAATCGCTCAACATCATGCTCGATCGGCTCGACGGCTCCCTCGAGGATCAGGCGCGCACCATCGAGCGCATGCGCCGTTTCATCGGCGATGCCAGCCACGAGCTGCGCACGCCCCTCGTCTCGGTCCGCGGCTACGCCGAGCTGTACCGCATGGGGGCCCTGCAGGAGGACGAGCAGGTGCGGCAGGCGATGGAGCGGATCGAGAAGGAGGCGATCCGCATGACCTCGCTGGTCGAGGATCTCCTCGCCCTCGCGCGCCTCGACGAGCGTCGACCCATGGAGCTCGCGCCCCTGCCGCTGAACCGCCTCGCCCGGGACGCCGCGCTCGACGCGCGCGCCCAGGCGCAGGATCGCGAGGTGCAGGTGATCGAGGACCCCACGGCCCCCGAGGTGCTCGGCGACGAGCACAAGGTGCGCCAGCTCATGACCAACCTGATCGGCAATGCCATGCGGCACACACCGGAGGGCAGCCCCATCGAGGTCGTCGTGTCCGCCGTGCCCCCGGCCGAGATCCCGGAGGGCAGGCCCCCGATGTCGCGCTTCGAGATCGTCGACCACGGCGAGGGCATCCCCGAGCAGATCCGCGAGAAGATCTTTGGAAGATTCTGGCGCGCCGACACCTCGCGCAACCGTGAGACGGGCGGCTCGGGCCTCGGCCTGGCCATCGTGAAATCGATCGTCGATGCGCACGGCGGCACCGTCGGCGTGTTCGAGACGCCCGGCGGTGGAGCGACGTTCCGCGTCGACCTCCCGGCGCCGCCGCCCTCCGACGACACCGTGCCGGTGCCGCGGCTGCAGGCGTAG
- a CDS encoding beta/alpha barrel domain-containing protein — MIRVAASLWSVAPPELESVSRRLVDDGLARFHWDHADGTIGPAGGFTPAEARRLGAGAAAEAHLMHRDPRPAIAEWAEFCDAVAVHVSEPHWRECFGLIRGHGALPVAAVSSFDELRAAADAEDPLASGALVMTIRPGHAGSAFDPASYDLVAEASRLGFGRVGVDGSVTEERAARLVDRGANWIVSGTSLVGADDRAAWIANVQGRSGQRAG, encoded by the coding sequence GTGATCCGCGTCGCCGCGTCGCTCTGGTCGGTCGCCCCGCCCGAGCTGGAGAGTGTCTCCCGCCGCCTCGTCGACGACGGCCTGGCCCGCTTCCACTGGGACCACGCCGATGGCACCATCGGCCCCGCGGGAGGCTTCACCCCCGCGGAGGCACGCCGGCTCGGGGCGGGAGCGGCAGCGGAGGCGCACCTCATGCACCGCGATCCCCGGCCCGCGATCGCCGAGTGGGCGGAGTTCTGCGATGCAGTGGCCGTGCACGTGAGCGAACCGCACTGGCGCGAGTGCTTCGGCCTCATTCGAGGGCACGGCGCCCTCCCCGTCGCCGCCGTCTCGAGCTTCGACGAGCTTCGCGCGGCCGCTGACGCGGAGGATCCGCTCGCCTCGGGAGCGCTGGTCATGACCATCCGCCCGGGCCACGCCGGCTCCGCGTTCGATCCCGCGAGCTACGACCTCGTCGCCGAGGCTTCGCGCCTCGGGTTCGGTCGCGTGGGTGTCGACGGCAGCGTGACGGAGGAGCGCGCCGCGCGGCTCGTGGATCGCGGAGCGAACTGGATCGTGAGCGGCACGAGCCTGGTGGGAGCCGACGACCGAGCGGCGTGGATCGCGAACGTGCAGGGCCGTTCCGGGCAGCGCGCGGGTTAG
- a CDS encoding sugar ABC transporter ATP-binding protein, with translation MNATGTEMSGRGAGLQVDGIVKSYGGTTVLHGISVTVAPGEVVGLVGHNGAGKSTLMKCISGAAKADSGSVTVDGEAVRLGDPTASIEAGIATVYQELSLLPNLTVMENVFLGREKKRGGLLSKESMRQASRELIEEFELGIDPDTPVSEIPVAIRQLLEVAIRTHRNARYLLLDEPTTSLEGNQVARFLDTVQSLAARGFGIVLVNHKLEELYEVCSRVVALVDGEVRIDAKVGEVGRDEVVAAIAGEDIDVSTLGHKPHAPAPSDAKVTVEARGLTTRTLRDVNLRAYEGRILGIYGLVGAGRTETLRAIAGIDRIEGGELIVDGAKRHPRSPSEASKLGIAYVTEERKQDGIVPQLDSTLNLMLPVLSTVSTAGFLRRRAMHRRADELMNVMRVRGNRQAPVERLSGGNQQKVILARALAQKPKILLLDEPTKGVDLGVKAEIHRLIRSLAHDEGLTVILVSSEEEEVADVADDVMVMSGGHADGEYVADDDRTPHALRRIAWAAA, from the coding sequence ATGAACGCGACAGGGACCGAGATGTCCGGCCGTGGCGCCGGGCTGCAGGTCGATGGAATCGTGAAGAGCTACGGCGGCACGACCGTGCTGCACGGCATCTCGGTCACTGTCGCCCCCGGCGAGGTCGTCGGCCTCGTCGGACACAACGGAGCGGGCAAGTCGACGCTGATGAAGTGCATCTCCGGGGCGGCCAAGGCCGACTCGGGGAGCGTGACCGTCGACGGCGAGGCGGTACGGCTCGGCGACCCGACGGCCTCGATCGAGGCGGGGATCGCGACCGTCTACCAGGAGCTCTCGCTCCTCCCCAACCTCACGGTGATGGAGAACGTCTTCCTCGGGCGCGAGAAGAAGCGAGGCGGCCTGCTCTCGAAGGAGTCCATGCGGCAGGCCAGCAGGGAACTCATCGAGGAGTTCGAGCTCGGGATCGATCCCGACACCCCGGTGAGCGAGATCCCCGTCGCGATCCGACAGCTGCTCGAGGTCGCCATCCGCACCCATCGCAACGCGCGCTACCTGCTGCTCGACGAGCCCACCACGTCGCTCGAGGGCAATCAGGTTGCACGCTTCCTCGACACGGTCCAATCGCTCGCCGCGCGCGGCTTCGGCATCGTGCTGGTGAACCACAAGCTCGAAGAGCTGTACGAGGTCTGCTCCCGAGTAGTCGCCCTCGTCGACGGCGAGGTGCGGATCGACGCGAAGGTCGGCGAGGTCGGCCGCGACGAGGTGGTGGCGGCGATCGCGGGCGAGGATATCGATGTGTCGACGCTCGGGCACAAGCCGCACGCTCCCGCACCGAGCGACGCCAAGGTCACCGTCGAGGCCAGAGGGCTCACGACCCGCACCCTGCGCGACGTGAATCTGCGCGCGTACGAGGGCCGGATCCTCGGCATCTACGGGCTGGTCGGCGCCGGTCGCACCGAGACCCTCCGCGCGATCGCGGGCATCGATCGGATCGAAGGCGGCGAGCTGATCGTCGACGGCGCGAAGCGGCACCCCAGGTCGCCTTCGGAGGCGTCGAAGCTCGGGATCGCCTACGTCACCGAGGAGCGCAAGCAGGACGGGATCGTTCCGCAGCTCGACTCGACCCTGAACCTCATGCTCCCGGTCCTCTCCACGGTCTCGACGGCCGGCTTCCTGCGCCGACGGGCCATGCACCGCCGCGCCGACGAGCTGATGAACGTGATGCGCGTGCGCGGGAACCGCCAGGCTCCGGTGGAACGGCTCTCCGGAGGCAACCAGCAGAAGGTCATCCTCGCTCGGGCGCTCGCTCAGAAGCCCAAGATCCTGCTGCTCGACGAGCCGACGAAGGGCGTCGATCTGGGCGTCAAGGCCGAGATTCACCGGCTGATCAGGTCCCTCGCGCACGACGAGGGCCTCACCGTCATCCTCGTCTCGAGCGAGGAGGAGGAGGTCGCGGATGTCGCGGATGACGTCATGGTCATGAGCGGCGGCCACGCCGACGGCGAGTACGTCGCCGACGACGACCGCACCCCTCACGCGCTGCGGCGCATCGCCTGGGCGGCCGCGTAG